One Gemmatimonadota bacterium genomic region harbors:
- a CDS encoding thiamine pyrophosphate-dependent enzyme: protein MDKTLMLSLYRDMIRIRRFEEEAARSYSRGKIGGFLHLYNGQEAVAVGAMSAVEPTDYIVATYRDHGHYLARVGDMNAAMAELFGKVDGCAKGRGGSMHYV from the coding sequence CTACCGCGACATGATTCGCATTCGGCGCTTTGAGGAAGAAGCGGCTCGTTCGTATTCGCGGGGCAAGATTGGTGGCTTTCTGCACCTGTACAATGGCCAAGAGGCGGTGGCGGTTGGGGCGATGTCGGCGGTTGAGCCCACGGATTATATCGTGGCGACCTATCGGGACCACGGCCATTATCTGGCCCGGGTTGGGGATATGAATGCGGCCATGGCGGAACTGTTCGGCAAGGTGGATGGCTGTGCCAAGGGCCGGGGCGGCTCCATGCATTATGTT